CACCACGGGCTCGGCAGTCGATCCATCGAAGTTCTCGGAGAAGTCGATGGTCTCCTTGTCGATGTCGGCCATGAGCTCTTCGGCCAGCGCGGTGAGCCGGCACTCGGTGTAGCGGTAGGCCGCCGGCGGGTCGCCGTCGACGGAGCCGAAGTTGCCCTGCCCGTCGATGAGCGGGTAGCGCAGGTTCCAGTGCTGGGCCATGCGCACCAGGGCGTCATAGACGGCGCTGTCACCGTGGGGGTGGTATTTCTTGAGCACTTCGCCGACCACGCCGGCGCACTTGGAATACTTGGTGTTGGAGCGAAGCCCCTCGCGGAGCATGGCGTAGAGGATGCGGCGGTGAACGGGCTTCAACCCATCACGCACGTCGGGCAGCGCACGTCCCACGATCACGCTCATGGCGTAACTCATATAGGACTGGCGCATCTCGTCTTCGATGCTGATGTGGAGGGGCGGCTGCCCGGGACCTTGTTCTGCCATGAAAGAGCGCTCTCGCTAGCGAAATCGGCGGTTTTGGAGCCGCAGGGCCCGGAAAAACGGGGTGCGACCGACCCCTGCCCTCAACCCCGGGATCTGCCGATTGCGTCCTTTGCTATACCCCGCCCCACCCGGCCGGTCAACGGACCCGGGCGGCGGTTGCGACCCCCGTAAATCACGATAATTGTTGACATTTTTTCCGTGGATTGTTACGTACTCGACATTGATCGCGATTTCGACCGGACGAGTCGGACTTCAGGCCCGCGGCGCTGGCACGCCCAAGGACTCAACCCCGATGTGGTCGCCATTTGGTCTCTCCGAATGCGCGCCCCGCCGTTCCGGCCAACATGAGTTTGGATACGACACGATGATGCAGTCTTCACGCAGGTGCGCCCCGCTCAAGGGGATGATTTGGATCACACTTTGCCTCGTGCTGAGTCTCGGCGCGGTGATGCTCGTTCCCCAAAGCGCGAGCGCGCAGGGCAACTTCACCATTGTCCACACGCCCCTCGACTACACCGAACGCGGACAGCCCCTCGTCATCCAGGCCACCATCCAGCCCAAGTCCGAACTTCGTTACGCAACCGTCTACTACCGACGTCCGGGCAACGCTTCGTATGCCAGCGCCTTTATGAAAGAAGGCAGCGGCAGCAGCTTCCAGGTGGAGATCCCCGGGAACCAGGTCACCGGGTTCGGCCTTGAATACTACATCTCCATTCGCGACAAGACCGACGCCGAAAAGCTGCTCTATGCGACGCCGACCGAACCGGTCTACGTCTCGACCAAGAACATCGCCGTCCTGTTCACCCGCCGCGACGGGCCCAACTACAACGAAGTGCTCGACGGCATCAAGTCGACCATCAAGGGCCGCATCACCGAGTACTACATGGAGGGTGATCGCAACCAGGGCGAAGCCATCCTCAACCAGGCCATCAAGGGCACGCAGAAGTCCGACCTCATCATCGCCATCGGCAAGTTGGCGGCCGAGCTGTGCAAGGACGAGGTCGACGACATCCCGGTCGTCTTCACCATGGTCTCGAACCCCTTCAAGCTCGGGCTCAACAACAAGAAGAACATGACCGGCGTCTCCGTGGGCGTTCCGGTCAAGACGCAGATGCAGACCTTCAAGAGCGTGGTGCCCAACATCCGCCGTGTCGGCGTGATCTACGATCCCAGCAACACCGGCGACATGATTGCCGAGGCGAGCATCACCGCGCCCTTCCAGCTTGTGACCGCCAAGGTCGACAGTTCCACCGAGATCGAGCGCGCGCTGCGCGCCTTCTCCGAGGGCATCGACGCCTACTGGCTGCTTCCCGACAGCACGGTGGCCTCGCACCTTGGCGCCGACGTGATCCTCAAATACACGATCGAGAACAAGATCCCGCTGTTCGTGCCGCTCACCGTGTTCGTGAAGTCCGGCGCGCTCGTATCGCTCACTCCCGACTTCGTCGCCGTGGGCAAGCAGACCTCGGCCATGGCCAACGAGATCATGCGCGGCAAGAGCGCCAGCTTCCTGAGCGTGCGCCCCCCCGAGAAGTTCAAGGTGACGCTCAACTCCAAAACCGCCAAGCAGATCGGCGTGGACCAGACCGTCGCCCTCCAGCTCTTCCGCTTCGCCGCGGAAAAGGGCTACCAGATCGAAACGGTGAACTGAACCTTCAACCGAAACCAGAAAGAAAGGGCCCGCATCTGCGGGCCCTTTTTCGTTTACATCGCGCGTGAGACCAAAGCAGTGGCCGGCATTTGCGAGATCCCTCACATCGGTTCGGGATGACATACCGCCTGCACGGTTAGATAAGGAGGCGATGCAACAAACCCTGTCATTCC
This genomic interval from Chrysiogenia bacterium contains the following:
- a CDS encoding ABC transporter substrate-binding protein yields the protein MLSLGAVMLVPQSASAQGNFTIVHTPLDYTERGQPLVIQATIQPKSELRYATVYYRRPGNASYASAFMKEGSGSSFQVEIPGNQVTGFGLEYYISIRDKTDAEKLLYATPTEPVYVSTKNIAVLFTRRDGPNYNEVLDGIKSTIKGRITEYYMEGDRNQGEAILNQAIKGTQKSDLIIAIGKLAAELCKDEVDDIPVVFTMVSNPFKLGLNNKKNMTGVSVGVPVKTQMQTFKSVVPNIRRVGVIYDPSNTGDMIAEASITAPFQLVTAKVDSSTEIERALRAFSEGIDAYWLLPDSTVASHLGADVILKYTIENKIPLFVPLTVFVKSGALVSLTPDFVAVGKQTSAMANEIMRGKSASFLSVRPPEKFKVTLNSKTAKQIGVDQTVALQLFRFAAEKGYQIETVN